The Nitrospira sp. genome window below encodes:
- the bcp gene encoding thioredoxin-dependent thiol peroxidase: MNKALAVGDQAPELAIPDQQGKPVTLERFKGKQVVLYFYPKDDTPGCTRESCDFRDVESQIVRAGGTIVGVSLDGKESHQKFIKKFGLPFPLLSDEDAKISKAYGVYKEKINYGKKYWGIERSTFVIDPEGKVKAIFRKVKVDGHADEVLTALKA; encoded by the coding sequence ATGAATAAAGCACTCGCAGTCGGGGACCAGGCACCGGAACTCGCGATTCCAGACCAACAGGGAAAGCCCGTGACCTTGGAGCGCTTCAAGGGAAAGCAGGTCGTGTTGTACTTCTATCCCAAAGACGATACACCGGGATGCACGAGAGAGTCGTGTGATTTTCGTGATGTCGAGTCACAAATCGTACGGGCAGGGGGCACGATCGTCGGGGTGAGTTTGGACGGCAAAGAGTCTCACCAGAAGTTCATCAAGAAATTCGGATTGCCCTTTCCGTTGCTCAGCGATGAAGATGCCAAGATCTCCAAAGCCTACGGCGTCTATAAAGAAAAAATCAACTACGGCAAGAAGTATTGGGGCATCGAACGCAGCACCTTCGTCATCGATCCTGAGGGAAAGGTGAAGGCCATTTTCAGGAAGGTCAAGGTCGATGGGCATGCCGACGAAGTACTCACGGCGCTGAAGGCCTAA
- a CDS encoding response regulator, with protein sequence MATVTQPTVLIIDDEAGPRDALKMILHPFFAIRAAENAKSALDVLSNESIDLITLDQRLPDRHGLDLLTDIKHDHPDVEVVIVTGYGSLKSAMEGIRQGAAGYLLKPFNVTELITLTQQTMDKKRRLDFLRRNLRSSPQLWGVGEESLRAWDGITSEYLTLYQPAGPNSVSQEEEMSLIPLLSDILEATDRHLLNHSSRVSFYATLMAARLNLTLTEQKALAMGAFLHDIGKTSLPAYRFSEDQILPSAEPVACRDHCERGACLTTTLGLPKEVHDIIAYHHERWDGDGYPYGLAGTDIPILAQIVGIAQAFDHLTADVPDRTCISAEAAIQRISLSSGSHFDPQLLDTFLEVAKQSTASLPMMAASPAA encoded by the coding sequence ATGGCCACAGTCACCCAACCTACAGTACTCATCATCGATGACGAGGCTGGTCCTCGCGATGCACTGAAGATGATTCTCCACCCATTTTTCGCCATTCGTGCTGCAGAAAATGCCAAGTCCGCACTGGATGTCCTCAGCAACGAATCCATCGACCTGATTACACTTGATCAGCGGCTTCCTGATCGCCACGGGCTAGATCTTCTCACCGATATCAAGCATGACCATCCGGATGTGGAGGTCGTCATTGTCACGGGATACGGCAGCTTGAAATCTGCAATGGAAGGCATTCGACAGGGGGCTGCTGGTTATTTGTTGAAACCGTTTAACGTGACCGAGCTCATCACCCTGACACAGCAGACGATGGACAAGAAACGCCGGCTCGACTTTCTTCGCCGGAATCTGCGATCTTCACCGCAACTCTGGGGAGTAGGCGAAGAATCTCTCCGCGCATGGGACGGCATCACATCAGAATATCTTACTCTCTACCAACCTGCGGGACCGAATTCTGTTTCTCAAGAGGAAGAAATGTCTCTCATCCCGCTACTCTCGGATATCTTAGAAGCCACGGACCGTCACTTACTAAATCATTCGAGCCGAGTCAGTTTCTACGCGACCTTGATGGCCGCCCGTTTGAATCTTACCCTCACTGAGCAAAAGGCTCTTGCTATGGGAGCTTTCCTCCACGACATAGGGAAGACAAGCCTTCCGGCTTACAGATTTTCAGAGGATCAGATCCTGCCGTCTGCTGAGCCCGTTGCATGTAGAGACCATTGCGAACGAGGTGCCTGCTTGACGACTACCTTGGGGTTGCCAAAGGAAGTCCATGACATCATCGCCTACCATCATGAGCGGTGGGATGGGGATGGTTATCCTTATGGTCTCGCAGGGACAGATATTCCGATTCTTGCTCAGATTGTCGGCATTGCTCAGGCTTTTGATCATCTCACGGCGGATGTTCCTGACCGGACATGTATTTCTGCTGAAGCCGCCATTCAACGGATTTC
- a CDS encoding nuclear transport factor 2 family protein: MRLRAWFVCAALLLLSNTTTSSLAIASEPSDPEAAIRQMVRANAEKDLPTLSLLMAHDADIVSYSVGGRKYVGWPEFEREMREEFLNTKKIEIPITELKVWTKGDMAWFTMELDYTRYVGEGSEVKRTVLPLRETGVLERRAGRWQLLSWHESFRSAQLGGPLASPSASAGSHRLVSDSTSTAMPDMSGEWEILEVEDEKRYKATLDKSGNGPYTQHNGRFVTTSFADRLWQGTWQQPGNDREGGFEVLLSEDGTEAKGIWWYTRVGNHKNIPPREHGGTYQWKKLTPKPAHGQ; this comes from the coding sequence ATGCGCCTTCGGGCATGGTTTGTCTGCGCAGCTTTACTCTTGCTCTCGAATACCACAACATCATCCCTAGCCATCGCATCAGAACCTTCGGACCCGGAAGCAGCCATTCGCCAGATGGTACGGGCGAACGCGGAAAAAGATCTGCCGACACTGTCTCTCCTCATGGCACATGATGCCGATATCGTGAGTTATTCCGTCGGCGGCCGAAAGTACGTCGGCTGGCCGGAGTTTGAGCGTGAAATGCGTGAAGAGTTTCTCAACACCAAAAAAATCGAGATTCCGATCACCGAACTGAAGGTCTGGACCAAGGGGGACATGGCCTGGTTCACGATGGAACTCGACTATACCCGCTATGTCGGCGAGGGATCAGAGGTTAAACGAACGGTCTTGCCTTTGAGGGAAACCGGCGTACTCGAACGCCGTGCCGGCCGGTGGCAGTTGCTGTCTTGGCACGAATCCTTTCGATCGGCTCAGCTGGGCGGTCCACTTGCGTCTCCTTCGGCAAGCGCAGGATCACATCGTCTCGTCAGCGATTCCACCTCGACGGCGATGCCGGACATGAGTGGAGAATGGGAAATCCTCGAGGTCGAAGACGAAAAACGATATAAAGCTACCTTGGACAAAAGCGGGAACGGTCCTTATACGCAACACAATGGACGGTTCGTGACCACCTCCTTCGCCGATCGGCTCTGGCAAGGGACGTGGCAGCAACCAGGCAATGATCGCGAAGGTGGCTTTGAAGTCCTTCTTTCGGAGGATGGCACTGAGGCGAAAGGCATCTGGTGGTACACGCGTGTCGGTAATCATAAGAACATTCCCCCTCGAGAACATGGGGGCACCTATCAATGGAAGAAACTGACGCCGAAGCCGGCGCATGGCCAATGA
- a CDS encoding ribonuclease H-like domain-containing protein: MLTSSFIFLPGVGPATERRWWGEGLLDWDLYLNHPSVPGLSTGRKHWYDSQLRAARHLLESGQFHSVATQLPRREQWRLYDTCRSRTVYLDIETTGSTPGPGDVTVVGLHRNGTTVTLVQDEHLTSERIQMELNQADLLVTFFGSVFDVPYLQATFPTLRFPPLHFDLCFCARRLTLRGGLKHIERELGIDREASISSLNGFDAIQLWLAWRQGDARARETLLTYNRADTENLVALADRLYGEMSSRFGPSSLSSPLQPAYSR, from the coding sequence ATGCTCACATCGAGCTTTATCTTTCTTCCCGGGGTGGGACCTGCCACCGAACGGCGATGGTGGGGGGAAGGCCTGTTGGACTGGGATCTGTACCTGAACCACCCATCGGTCCCTGGTCTCTCAACCGGCCGCAAGCATTGGTATGATAGTCAACTCCGTGCAGCACGACATCTCCTCGAGAGCGGACAGTTTCACTCGGTGGCGACGCAACTCCCTCGGCGTGAACAGTGGCGGCTCTATGACACATGTCGTTCCCGCACGGTCTATCTCGACATCGAAACGACCGGCTCCACACCAGGACCGGGCGATGTCACGGTTGTCGGACTACATCGGAACGGAACAACCGTCACACTCGTGCAGGACGAACACTTGACCTCCGAACGCATACAAATGGAACTCAATCAAGCCGATCTCCTCGTGACCTTTTTCGGGTCGGTCTTCGATGTGCCCTATCTCCAGGCGACATTCCCAACGCTCCGCTTTCCTCCGTTGCATTTTGATCTCTGCTTCTGCGCAAGACGGCTTACCCTGCGCGGAGGGCTGAAACACATCGAACGGGAACTGGGGATCGATCGAGAGGCGAGCATCAGCAGTCTGAATGGCTTCGATGCCATCCAGCTCTGGCTTGCCTGGCGCCAGGGTGACGCCAGGGCGCGCGAAACGCTCCTGACCTACAACCGGGCGGACACTGAAAACCTGGTCGCGCTCGCCGACCGGTTATATGGAGAGATGAGCTCGCGCTTCGGTCCGTCATCCCTCTCGTCTCCCCTTCAACCGGCCTACTCCCGATGA
- a CDS encoding DUF507 family protein, whose translation MRLSIERVRHMAESLAGHLQADGHLTLTGDRKTFVEALDQAITHELSLEDRVNADVRQLLKAYEQQIEQGQVDYQKMFQMVKQKLVRERGIIL comes from the coding sequence ATGCGACTCTCAATAGAACGGGTACGGCACATGGCGGAGAGTCTGGCTGGGCATCTCCAGGCGGACGGGCACCTTACGCTGACGGGTGACCGGAAGACGTTCGTGGAAGCGCTCGATCAGGCGATCACGCATGAGCTATCGCTGGAGGATCGCGTCAATGCCGACGTGCGGCAACTGTTGAAGGCCTACGAACAACAAATTGAGCAGGGACAGGTCGATTATCAGAAGATGTTCCAGATGGTAAAGCAGAAGTTGGTCCGCGAGCGGGGAATTATTTTGTGA
- a CDS encoding serine/threonine-protein phosphatase, which yields MNGWIGIGRSEVGLVRTVNQDAFTVVDQYGVWAVADGMGGHIGGDIAAQTAIQIIESQAASLSTSLCGGQSPPTELLATLIERAHEGILDRTRSEPRLKGMGTTIVLLAIVSSPSPVAYLAHVGDSRAYRLRAGSLTSLTRDHSLIEKYLERGILTPLSAKTHPDRHVLTRALGIPASATPTIAAFPIQEDDLVLLCSDGLTKMLEDDDIQRILSAPAVNPTDLCHRLVNEALDRGGEDNVTVVVVAHRPS from the coding sequence ATGAACGGCTGGATCGGCATCGGTCGCAGTGAGGTGGGCCTGGTCCGTACGGTGAATCAGGATGCGTTCACAGTCGTCGATCAGTATGGAGTCTGGGCCGTCGCGGATGGAATGGGCGGCCACATCGGAGGGGACATCGCCGCTCAAACAGCCATCCAAATCATTGAATCTCAAGCGGCATCATTGAGCACATCCTTGTGTGGTGGTCAGAGTCCGCCAACCGAGCTGTTAGCCACACTGATCGAACGAGCTCACGAAGGCATCCTTGATCGAACCAGATCTGAACCGCGACTGAAAGGGATGGGAACCACGATCGTACTGCTCGCCATTGTTTCCAGTCCCAGTCCCGTGGCGTATCTCGCCCATGTCGGAGACAGCCGCGCCTATCGGCTTCGAGCCGGCTCGCTGACGTCTCTCACACGAGATCATAGTTTGATCGAAAAATACCTGGAACGTGGGATCCTCACCCCTCTCAGCGCCAAAACTCATCCTGACCGGCACGTCCTGACTCGTGCACTGGGGATCCCCGCCTCGGCCACACCGACCATTGCCGCCTTCCCGATACAGGAAGACGATCTGGTGCTGCTCTGCTCCGATGGCCTGACAAAGATGTTGGAGGATGACGACATTCAACGGATCCTTTCCGCCCCCGCTGTCAACCCTACTGACCTGTGTCATCGTCTTGTGAACGAAGCACTCGATCGCGGGGGTGAGGATAATGTCACGGTCGTGGTCGTGGCTCATCGACCGTCCTAG
- a CDS encoding sigma-54-dependent Fis family transcriptional regulator, whose product MVETAIAKKRVLLIDDEARVRTSLKMVLDPLYEILQAGDGHEGLEVFRKEEPDLVLLDVVLPGTDGLAVLQTLRMERKVIPVIMLTGTKSVKTAVDAMKLGAADYLSKPFDVDELRLVIDRTLNSSDLEQEVKQLRAQVVQRYAFHNLIGKSEGMQDIYSKIEQVADSRTTVLITGESGTGKELVAKALHYNSSRRDRPFVALNCAALPETLIESELFGHEKGSFTDATARRTGQFELAHTGTLFLDEIGDLSAITQAKLLRVIQEREFTRIGGTQPIKVDVRIVAATNKNLDELVRKGQFREDLYYRINVISLYLPPLRERSEDISLLAKHFLEKRVEEEKRSRIEFGKEAMELLSRYSWPGNVRELENFVEQAFIWSQHAAEITPEHLPTSIKSDSRSTSLRDDTLAGRMSLEKAVMEFEREIILDALKRTSYVQTHAANLLGISRRMLKYRMDTLGIGRPDSSAPSEHGQPMHE is encoded by the coding sequence ATGGTGGAGACCGCGATCGCGAAGAAACGAGTCTTGCTGATTGACGATGAAGCCCGAGTCCGAACCTCACTCAAAATGGTGCTGGACCCGCTCTACGAGATCCTCCAAGCTGGGGATGGGCACGAAGGCCTCGAGGTCTTTCGGAAGGAAGAGCCGGATTTGGTCCTGCTCGATGTCGTACTTCCAGGGACCGACGGACTCGCCGTCCTTCAAACGCTGCGTATGGAACGGAAAGTGATCCCGGTCATCATGCTGACGGGTACCAAATCGGTGAAGACGGCCGTCGACGCCATGAAGTTAGGAGCTGCCGACTATCTTTCAAAACCCTTTGACGTCGACGAGCTTCGACTCGTCATCGATCGAACCTTGAATTCCTCCGACCTTGAGCAAGAAGTCAAACAGCTCCGGGCCCAGGTCGTCCAGCGATATGCCTTCCATAATCTGATTGGGAAAAGTGAAGGCATGCAGGATATCTACTCGAAAATTGAGCAGGTCGCCGATAGCCGCACGACGGTACTTATTACGGGAGAAAGCGGGACCGGAAAAGAATTGGTTGCCAAAGCCTTGCACTACAACAGTTCGCGGCGTGATCGTCCGTTTGTCGCACTCAACTGTGCGGCGCTTCCGGAGACTCTGATCGAAAGCGAATTGTTCGGCCATGAAAAGGGCTCATTTACGGACGCGACTGCTCGACGCACCGGCCAGTTCGAGTTGGCCCATACCGGAACATTGTTCCTTGATGAGATCGGCGATTTGAGCGCCATCACACAGGCCAAACTTCTCCGTGTCATTCAAGAGCGAGAATTCACAAGAATCGGTGGGACTCAGCCGATCAAGGTGGACGTGCGCATTGTGGCGGCGACCAACAAGAATCTGGATGAATTGGTTCGCAAAGGGCAGTTCCGAGAGGATCTCTATTATCGCATTAATGTCATCTCGCTCTACCTTCCTCCCCTTCGTGAGCGAAGCGAAGACATTTCCCTCCTCGCCAAACACTTCTTGGAAAAGAGGGTGGAAGAGGAGAAACGTTCTCGGATCGAGTTTGGTAAGGAGGCAATGGAACTCTTGAGTCGATACTCCTGGCCAGGCAATGTTCGAGAATTGGAAAACTTCGTCGAACAAGCGTTCATCTGGTCTCAACATGCGGCCGAAATCACTCCGGAACACCTACCGACATCCATTAAAAGCGATTCCCGATCAACCTCGCTCCGCGATGATACCCTCGCAGGGCGCATGTCTCTTGAGAAGGCCGTGATGGAATTTGAACGTGAGATTATACTCGATGCCCTGAAGCGAACGAGCTACGTACAAACTCATGCGGCCAACCTTCTTGGGATCAGCCGCAGAATGCTGAAATATCGAATGGATACGCTCGGTATCGGACGGCCTGATAGTTCCGCACCTTCAGAGCATGGCCAACCGATGCATGAATGA
- a CDS encoding DUF507 family protein — MLSEDKVSHLSHVILATVKKHAGTRLNSPDERVLKEIKRVLGVELAQEQEIDRTVRAKLASYSRGIVEGSAEWDVLYRKTFEEETRKQAKS, encoded by the coding sequence ATGCTGAGCGAAGATAAAGTCAGCCATCTCTCGCATGTGATTCTCGCGACTGTGAAGAAGCATGCCGGAACGAGGCTCAACAGCCCGGATGAACGCGTCTTGAAAGAAATCAAGCGAGTGCTCGGTGTCGAGTTGGCGCAGGAACAGGAGATTGACCGAACAGTCAGAGCCAAGTTGGCGTCGTATTCGCGAGGCATTGTCGAAGGAAGTGCTGAGTGGGACGTGCTCTATCGAAAAACCTTTGAGGAAGAAACGCGCAAGCAGGCGAAGTCTTAG
- a CDS encoding tetratricopeptide repeat protein: MEQAIRRFVMLGVVLMVVATTACSHKRTPLVPLVLEGEVKPQATVLTEQGTQAYQTQQYEDATRYFEQAIAEAPESGQAHYNYALALNALGNMEVARRHFLQAADLAPGDKTIWDSPALSPYGNPENKNKAKLKPYSPKRSSFGTGTPGGY, translated from the coding sequence ATGGAACAGGCAATTCGACGGTTCGTGATGCTGGGGGTTGTGCTGATGGTGGTCGCGACGACGGCCTGTTCGCACAAGCGCACACCTCTCGTTCCGCTGGTTCTGGAAGGCGAAGTGAAGCCTCAGGCGACAGTGTTGACGGAACAGGGGACTCAGGCCTATCAGACTCAACAATACGAAGATGCAACGCGCTATTTTGAGCAGGCCATAGCCGAGGCACCGGAGTCAGGTCAAGCTCATTACAACTATGCGCTCGCATTAAACGCCCTTGGGAATATGGAAGTCGCGCGCAGACATTTTTTGCAAGCGGCCGATTTGGCCCCCGGCGACAAGACTATTTGGGACTCACCGGCGTTGTCGCCGTACGGGAACCCTGAGAACAAGAACAAGGCCAAGCTTAAACCCTATTCGCCTAAGCGATCGTCGTTCGGGACCGGTACGCCCGGCGGTTATTAA